The genomic window CCTGCcggcagagagagcacagagcGTGGGGTGTCGTGGGTGCTCCCCGGAGGTGCCGTCCTGCCTTCGCATGGCCAGAGAGCGGGCTGGGGAGCCCAGCTCGGGCCAGCAGACCGGAGTTGAACTTAGGAGTGCCTTGTACACCAAGCTGAgggttttgtcttttgttttctgaggGCAGTGGGAGGTGCGGAAGAATTTTAGAGAAGTAACACAGGGAACTGCAATCTAGAGGGTTCTCTGTGGCTACGGCAGGAAAGCAGCCGGCCGTGGGGCCGGTGGGATGCAGGAAGGCCGGCGGATCCAAACGGAGGATGCGGGCTTGCGTTGAGGCACCTGTTGCCGGCGACGGCCTTGGCCAACCACGGGCACATGGAAGAGGCTGACTTACAAGAATCCACTCCTGAAAAAGCCCAGCCAGGCCGGGGCCAACTTCCACTTTCCTCTGGAGACTTTCATTTTCGAGGCATCCAGTTCTGAGTCAAAGATTCCTCCTTTGGAACATGGGACTTTCCAGAAGGACCACAGCCTCTTCCGCACACCCACTTGACCCCAGATATTCTGGATTTGGGTTGTTGAAGGAGTCTGCTGGCCTCTAGGGAGAAGGATGGCCCTGTGGTtcctgtggagcctgcttctctgggaAGGTAAGGGGGGCCAGTGTGTGGCCTGTCCTCAGAGAGTTGGGTGCCTCTCCCCAGGGAGAGGCATCTGCCGTCTGGGCAGGGACCCCATCCCCAGTGAgagcccaggggctggggagggacagggaagacTGAAGCATGTTCTCCGTGACCTTAGAAGATGGACCCAGCCAAGCTCTGCAGCTCCTTGTGTGGAAGGCGGTGGAGGCCACAGCAGCGTCCACGTCCGTGGGACATGAGCTGTTCCGTGGCCCCAGGCCATTCAAAACTAAGGCTGGTGGTCCTAGTGGTTTGGAAAGTCTCAGTTGTGGGAAGGGTGAAGGAATTCTACTACAGTCTGAGAAGAAGGAGGTCAGGGCGGAGCAGGCTCAGACAAGGATGGGAGCCTTTCCCTCAGCCTGGGGGAAGCCAAGGCTGCTCTCCGCAGGTCTGTGTAAGGGAGGGGGATATTGGGGAGGGCGACAAGGGAGAGCGAGCCACACAGAGCACATGGACTTGGCAGGTGGGAAAGGTGTGCTGTGGGAAGGGCGACCCCCGGCGATTCCCCTTCCTGTCTGCTGCCTGACCTCCCCCCGCGGTTAGCAAGCAGCACCCGTGACAGGGACCAGCGCTGCAAGGCCAGAGGGCAGGAGTCAAAGGAGCCCAGATTCCCACCAGGGACTCCAAGGGACTTGGAGATGACTTCAACCAGTGTCCCTCACCTGGGCTTGTCCAAGCACGTGTGGGAAATTctcacaaaggaaaaagaacctGTGTGGTGCACAAATCTTTCAAATCTTGGGATGTGGAAGGCAAAAAGGGCCCTTAACGGTAAACCAGATGTGTCCCACCGTTTGGCTGTGCCCTCTTGTTTCGGGGCTGAGACCACAGAAGGGACCAGGGCCATGGGCTGATGTCACAGAGCAGGTCTGCAGCAGACTTCGGGCAGGACAGACCGAGGAGCCTTGACCAGCATCCGGCTCTGTCCTCTGTGTAGACCAGGTCTCCCCCCACAGTAACTGCTGCAGCCGGACCTGGAGGGCAGTGAGACGGGCGGGGGCTGGCCGAGTGACCCCCAGCACGCGGCTGTTCGAGCTCACTCCCAGGGCCTGGGCACCTTCCACAGGAGCTGTGTGCTGCTTTCCGCCCCTGCATCCCCCGCGCCACACGCCCGGGGACTCCTCCTGTCTTTCACCCAGTACAATGTGCTGAGTGTCTCCTCCACGCTCCTGCTGGTGTGGGCGTGGGGGTAGGAAGAAGACAAGAGGAACCCGTGGTCCCGCGTGGCAGCCCCTGCCGCAGCCACAGGCAATCACGGCAGGGGGACCCAGCACCCCCAGCTGCAGGCCACGCAGAGAAACAGTGCGGAACCCCCGCCCCTGAGACATGGGGAGGCCAAGAGAGGCAGGGGGTGTTCAACGATGAGCAGCATTGGACAGCGAAGGAGTCAGGCCTCCCTACTGCAAAAGCACCGCCCAGAGCCCTTAAACTCAGCATCCCCCCGACggccagcctgcttctcctcctgctctggACCACGGAGAACAGTGCTCTGTGGGTCCCTGGTGCCCTCCAGGGCCCTCGCCGTCACTCCCCAGACCACACCTAGGACCAGGCCGCACCGGCTGCACAAGTCCTCCCGCTCCTCCCCATCTCAGCCGCCCCCATCACTGCGCAGGCGCAGGCGGAGGCACAGGAGAAGGCCGGCGGGCTCCAGTGCCCCCACACCCCTGCTGGTGCGGCTCTCCAACCGGCATGTCGCCCTCTTGCTCCCTCACTTTAAACCCTGTGCGAAGCCCCCCCTGGGCTCTCGTGTGAAGCCCAGGTGCTGCGGGACTGACTCCCACCCGCTCCACAGGCCAGCGTCTTCCTCCCCTGCACAGAGCTGCTTTCAGTTCCCAGAACCAGGAGCTCCGGATGCCCTCCAGACCCTTGCCCGCCGGCTTCCCTCCCCGGTCCGCGACACTTCCCCGTCCCTGCTCCACACAGCCCTCCTCCACCCGACCTGGCTgatcccctctcctcctcctggtcTCAGCTTAACCACATCTCGGAGCCCCCAAGGCCTTCGCCACACGTGTGCTCTCCCAGGGCATCCCTTCTTCCCCATCGTGGGACCTAACTTAATATGCTTAGAGTCGGGCTTCCTCTGGGAGCGCCCGGAGCACAGACGCAGGCTTCTGTCCCTTGTGCCTTTAttcccagcccccagcacagTGTACCTTGCTGGGGTGGAGGGAGCGTGCTTCGCAGCCGCTTAGCTGGGTGCCTGAGCGTTGCCCGAGAGGGGTGAGGAGCCTTGGCCAGGCAGCAACGGGGCTCCGTTCTTCCAGCATTTCTTCTCACCGCAGCCTCCAGCGCCCAAGTGCATGGCCAGGTTGGGGGCTCCGTGCTGCTGGTGGCAGAGCGCCCTTCCGGCTTCCAAGTCCGAGAGGCCATCTGGAGATCTCTCTGGCCTTCCGAGGAGCTCCTGGCCACATTTTTCCGGGGCACCCCAGAGACTCTGTACCGCTCCCGCTTCCTGGGCCGAGCCCAGCTGCACAGCAACCTCAGCCTGGAGCTCCAGCCGCTGGAGTCTGGAGACAGCGGCAACTTCTCCGTGCTGCTGGTGGACACCGGCGGTCGGTCCCGGACCCAGGTCCTGCAGCTCAAGGTGTACGGTGAGTGCGCCCCACACTGGACTGTGTGCTGCCCACAAAGAAAGTTCCGGAAAGAGGTCCTGcgtcctgggagctggggagacCTCTGGCCTCGGGCCTTGCAGCTGATTTGGGACACGTCTGGGAAAGCTCCTCAGGGACTCCCAGGTGCCCTCTTGTGTGAGGCAGCCCAGCTTTGCCAACCCACTGTCCTTGCCCGAATGCCAGCGGGGTCCTTTCTAGGCTCCGTGGCCTTGGACACGATGCAAAGCTTCCCGAGCATTCACCTTTCTCATTGATCACATGGGCGTCGAGAGTGGTAGTACCCGTAGCTGCCCACAAAGACAGGATACACTGCATCTGGGAACACATCCAAGACGGAGGTCTGGCCTACACTCCAGAATGCTGAGGTTATCAGATGTGCCA from Neovison vison isolate M4711 chromosome 10, ASM_NN_V1, whole genome shotgun sequence includes these protein-coding regions:
- the SLAMF8 gene encoding SLAM family member 8 isoform X3, whose translation is MALWFLWSLLLWEAFLLTAASSAQVHGQVGGSVLLVAERPSGFQVREAIWRSLWPSEELLATFFRGTPETLYRSRFLGRAQLHSNLSLELQPLESGDSGNFSVLLVDTGGRSRTQVLQLKVYDVVPRPVVQVFIAVPGETQPPKTCQVFLSCWAPNISDITYSWRREGTIDFGMEPSDLFTDGQVLRASLGPGDKSTTYSCIVSNPVSWDLATVTPWESCNHEPQEIPPTKMCCWWWCPSPCS